In Cyclopterus lumpus isolate fCycLum1 chromosome 9, fCycLum1.pri, whole genome shotgun sequence, a single genomic region encodes these proteins:
- the ggt5a gene encoding gamma-glutamyltransferase 5a — protein MARSKAKVYCCGALMLLCLVAIIVCIAVLAGHKCPEGTFPRAAVAADSATCSKIGRHMLKQGGSAVDGAIAALLCTSIINPQSMGLGGGSIFTVMDSSGNVKIINSRETVPGKVKPDLLKSCPKTFQLISGSQWIGVPGEIRGYEQAHKLYGKLPWATLFQPTIRLAREGFPIPVIQGRYISYIDSNQTKPLRDLYTDKNGNLMKIGDIVKFEKLADTLEMIANQGPEAFYTGRIAEDLIHDIQEAGGSLTVQDLASYRVTVTDAWVVPFGEYQMYIPPPPAGGVILSFILNVMKGYNLNSTSLIGKQKALLYHRLIEAFKFSNGLKKYIRDPGFSSEKIAKKISEDSFAKHIQSLISSNQTHGPKYYNITPHLDSMGTTHVSVVAEDGSAVSVTSTINHIFGSKVMSPRTGVILNNELSDFCGREDSILPGQHPPSSMAPAVLKSKSKTLVIGATGGNMITTAIVSALMNRCWFGKSLKEAIAAPVLYVNPQNLVGYEPNFDENVIKAAGALGHKQRNVSRFYNVVNAVEKEDGCICAVSDARKLGEAAGY, from the exons ATGGCGAGGTCAAAGGCGAAGGTGTACTGTTGTGGCGCACTGATGCTGCTCTGCCTGGTTGCTATAATTGTGTGCATTGCGGTGCTCGCGGGCCACAAGTGTCCAGAGGGCACTTTCCCACGCGCTGCGGTGGCTGCAGACTCTGCGACATGTTCGAAGATTGGACG GCACATGCTTAAACAAGGGGGCTCAGCGGTAGATGGCGCCATTGCTGCGCTGCTGTGCACCTCCATCATAAACCCACAGAGCATGGGCCTCGGAGGGGGGTCCATATTCACCGTGATGGACAGCTCTG GCAACGTGAAAATCATCAACTCCAGAGAGACTGTGCCGGGGAAGGTAAAGCCTGACCTGCTGAAATCATGTCCCAAGACTTTCCAGCTAATTTCAG GTAGCCAATGGATCGGAGTCCCAGGGGAAATTCGGGGTTACGAGCAGGCACACAAGCTTTATGGGAAGTTGCCGTGGGCAACCCTCTTCCAGCCGACCATCCGACTGGCCAGGGAAGGTTTTCCTATTCCTGTGATCCAAGGTCGATACATCTCATACATTGATTCGAACCAGACCAAGCCACTACG AGACTTGTATACAGATAAGAATGGAAACTTAATGAAGATTGGTGATATTGTGAAGTTTGAGAAGCTGGCCGACACCTTGGAGATGATTGCAAACCAAGGGCCAGAGGCTTTTTACACTGGAAGAATAGCAGAGGATTTAATCCATGACATACAGGAGGCAG GAGGAAGTCTCACAGTGCAGGACTTGGCATCGTACAGAGTTACAGTGACTGATGCATGGGTTGTTCCTTTTGGAGAGTACCAGATGTACATACCCCCACCCCCTGCAGGGGGTGTCATCCTCAGCTTCATCCTTAACGTCATGAAAG GATACAACTTGAATTCAACATCTTTGATAGGGAAACAAAAGGCACTGCTGTATCATCGACTTATTGAGGCTTTTAAGTTTTCCAATGGATTGAAGAAATACATCCGTGATCCAGGGTTCAGCTCAGAAAAA ATAGCCAAGAAAATCTCAGAGGATAGCTTTGCTAAGCACATACAGAGCTTGATCAGCAGCAACCAGACTCACGGACCCAAGTATTACAACATCACCCCGCATTTGGACAGTATGGGCACCACGCATGTGTCTGTGGTGGCTGAGGATGGATCTGCTGTGTCTGTGACCAGCACCATCAACCACAT ATTTGGCTCAAAGGTTATGTCTCCGAGGACTGGCGTCATCCTCAACAACGAGCTGTCTGACTTCTGTGGGAGAGAAGATAGCATCCTTCCTG GGCAGCACCCTCCATCGAGTATGGCCCCCGCTGTGCTGAAGTCTAAGTCAAAGACGCTGGTGATTGGAGCGACTGGTGGGAACATGATCACGACAGCCATAGTCTCG gcgctcatgaacCGCTGTTGGTTTGGAAAGAGCCTCAAGGAGGCAATCGCTGCTCCGGTTCTTTATGTCAACCCTCAAAATCTAGTAGGGTATGAGCCCAACTTTGATGAg AATGTAATCAAGGCTGCGGGGGCTCTGggacacaaacaaagaaatgtaagcCGTTTCTACAACGTGGTCAATGCTGTGGAGAAGGAGGACGGCTGCATCTGTGCCGTGTCTGATGCCAGGAAACTGGGCGAGGCCGCCGGGTACTGA